One genomic window of Tetrapisispora phaffii CBS 4417 chromosome 13, complete genome includes the following:
- the NAT1 gene encoding peptide alpha-N-acetyltransferase complex A subunit NAT1 (similar to Saccharomyces cerevisiae NAT1 (YDL040C); ancestral locus Anc_3.153) gives MSKRRGAAKPKPKSAASKPKDNSGLLEALKLYESKNYKKSLKLLEAILKKDSSYVDALALKGLDLYSTGETEEAKSYINNAISKIKSFKASPICCHILGIYMRSTKNYTDSIRWFQASLDNGSTNHQIYRDLSILQSQIGDFKAVLASRKKYWEAYMGYRANWTSLAVAQYINGERQQAINTLSQFEKLAAGKLSEPELYENSECIMYKNDIMYTAAESNVEKLNKVLKHLCDNEKDIFDKYAVLERKASILMKTGEFKEASKVYRALIKRNPDNLKYYKLLEVTLGISNDKGLKLKLYKKLATFYPKAEPPKYIPLSFIEDENYLRESLNEYVTAQLKRGVPATFSNIKPLYRQRSDIIPRLCEDIVTEFLGTLEASSDPSAVIWTNYYLSQHYLFVRNYPKAQEYIDKAIEHTPTMVELYILKGRILKHMGMLSEAAEALEEGRKLDLQDRFINCKTAKYYLRANDIEKAVEVVSLFTKNDDAVNGVKDLHLVEASWFIIEQAEAYNRLHVDSKKKLEELRTSSAEVTEEDENADSQKIKELEWDTMKFQGLSLKRYTAISKFYQQFEDDQLDFHSYCLRKGTSRAYLEMLDWGKSIYTKPIYVRAMKGASRLYFELNDTLKERNDSEIVPKKKSNTKNKKDSSLNKRKDQERKIVMAYPADKDNDEFGEKLSNSKKPLDDFLNVFFTKYNNQVTDVDKDYVLAFLTEYKLGKLALSAGAITKYSKIVGPNASIIGAMAIILALATRDDQPFEDIAKQVARKVLESDFSSIPINEVNSPDFNFIKYFKDNYKLDNVNALLLLDYFQLNKDDIKPLILKSIETLEPYKKIYILEYEL, from the coding sequence ATGTCAAAGAGAAGAGGTGCTGCTAAACCAAAGCCAAAGTCTGCTGCTTCTAAGCCTAAGGACAACAGCGGTCTTTTAGAGGCTTTAAAATTGTATGAATCTAAGAATTACAAGAAATCTTTAAAACTTTTGGAAGCcattttgaagaaagatAGTTCCTATGTTGACGCCTTAGCTTTAAAAGGTTTAGATTTATACTCTACTGGCGAGACCGAGGAAGCTAAATCTTATATCAACAATGCTATTAGCAAAATTAAAAGCTTTAAGGCCTCTCCAATCTGTTGTCATATTTTGGGTATCTATATGAGATCCACTAAGAACTATACTGATTCCATTAGATGGTTCCAAGCTTCTTTGGATAATGGATCCACGAATCACCAAATTTATAGAGATTTATCCATTTTGCAATCTCAAATTGGTGATTTCAAAGCTGTTCTAGCTTCTAGAAAAAAGTATTGGGAAGCTTACATGGGTTACCGTGCTAATTGGACCAGTTTAGCCGTTGCACAATACATTAATGGTGAAAGACAACAAGCCATCAATACTTTATCtcaatttgaaaagttaGCTGCAGGTAAATTAAGTGAACCAGAACTCTACGAAAACAGTGAATGTATCATGTACAAGAATGATATCATGTATACAGCAGCTGAATCaaatgttgaaaaattgaataaggttttaaaacatttatgtgataatgaaaaagatattttcGACAAATATGCTGTTCTAGAAAGAAAAGCAAgtattttaatgaaaactGGCGAATTCAAAGAAGCTTCAAAAGTTTACAGAGCTTTAATCAAGAGAAACCCTGacaatttgaaatattataagtTACTTGAAGTCACTTTGGGTATTTCTAATGACAAAggtttgaaattaaaattatacaaGAAATTGGCTACATTTTATCCAAAAGCTGAACCTCCAAAATATATCCCACTATCATttattgaagatgaaaattATCTAAGAGAAAGCTTAAATGAATATGTCACTGCTCAATTGAAACGTGGTGTTCCAGCTACTTTTTCGAATATTAAACCGTTATATAGACAAAGATCAGATATCATTCCCCGGTTATGCGAAGATATCGTCACTGAATTTTTGGGGACTTTGGAAGCATCATCTGATCCAAGTGCTGTCATCTGGACCAACTATTACCTTTCTCAACATTACTTGTTTGTAAGGAACTATCCAAAAGCTcaagaatatattgataagGCTATTGAACATACTCCAACTATGGTTGAATTGTACATCTTGAAGGGTCGTATTTTGAAGCATATGGGTATGTTATCTGAAGCAGCTGAGGCTCTAGAAGAAGGTAGGAAATTAGACTTACAGGatagatttattaattgtaagACTGCCAAGTATTATTTAAGAGCAAACGATATCGAAAAAGCTGTAGAAGTTGTCTCTTTATTCactaaaaatgatgatgcAGTCAATGGTGTCAAAGACTTACATTTAGTAGAAGCTTCTTGGTTTATCATTGAGCAAGCAGAAGCCTACAATAGGCTTCATGTTgattcaaagaaaaaactaGAAGAATTGAGAACTTCATCAGCTGAAGTCACTGAGGAAGACGAAAATGCAGATTCTCAAAAGattaaagaattagaaTGGGATACCATGAAATTCCAAGGCTTATCTTTGAAAAGATATACTGCAATTAGTAAATTCTATCAACAATTTGAAGATGACCAATTAGATTTCCATTCTTATTGTTTGAGAAAGGGTACATCAAGGGCTTACTTAGAAATGTTGGATTGGGGTAAAAGCATCTACACTAAACCAATTTATGTTCGTGCCATGAAGGGTGCTTCACGTTTATACTTCGAATTAAATGACACTTTGAAAGAGAGAAATGATTCTGAGATTGTaccaaagaagaaaagcAACACAAAGAACAAAAAGGACTCTTCGTTAAATAAACGTAAAGatcaagaaagaaaaattgttATGGCCTACCCAGCAGACAAAGATAATGATGAGTTTGGTGAAAAgttatcaaattcaaagaaaCCATTGGACGATTTCTTAAATGTATTTTTCACCAAATACAACAACCAAGTTACCGATGTCGATAAAGATTATGTTTTAGCATTCCTTACTGAATACAAATTAGGCAAATTGGCATTATCAGCCGGTGCGATTACCAAGTACTCCAAAATCGTGGGACCAAACGCTAGTATCATTGGTGCTATGGCCATCATCTTAGCTTTGGCCACGAGAGATGACCAACCATTTGAAGATATTGCCAAACAAGTTGCAAGAAAGGTATTAGAATCTGACTTCTCTTCCATTCCAATAAACGAGGTGAACAGCCCAGATTTCAACTTTATCAAGTACTTTAAAGATAATTACAAATTAGATAACGTTAATGCTCTACTATTATTGGACTATTTCCAACTCAACAAAGATGATATAAAACCGTTGATATTGAAGAGTATTGAAACTTTAGAACCATACAAGAAAATTTACATCTTAGAATACGAATTATAA
- the RTG1 gene encoding Rtg1p (similar to Saccharomyces cerevisiae RTG1 (YOL067C); ancestral locus Anc_3.152) yields MTSVPDSVESFSETANSSQPANVTIERLRRDNMNEKIQEILNLIPTEFFEEHLRAKSASANTLEANSLNDQIKASGTKDGKPNKGQILTQAVEYIIHLQNEIDANNREEVDMLAQLQELSKQKGVIVNDVNLENTIAEEMLAKIGVGPLSAQNEENKTDLNARKETSNNQQTQKLEYGGYSEYGNGL; encoded by the coding sequence ATGACATCTGTTCCAGATAGTGTAGAGTCATTTAGCGAGACGGCTAACTCCAGCCAGCCTGCTAATGTTACAATTGAACGGTTACGTCGTGACAATATGAATGAAAAGATCCAAGagattttgaatttaatcCCAACAGAGTTTTTTGAAGAACATCTGAGAGCAAAATCAGCTTCTGCCAATACTTTAGAAGCGAATTCTTTGAATGACCAAATAAAAGCTAGCGGTACCAAAGATGGGAAACCCAACAAGGGCCAGATCTTGACTCAAGCAGTTGAATACATCATCCACTTACAGAATGAAATCGATGCCAACAACAGAGAAGAAGTAGACATGCTTGCTCAGTTACAGGAGTTGAGCAAACAGAAAGGAGTGATTGTCAATGATGTGAACCTGGAAAATACAATTGCAGAAGAAATGCTTGCTAAAATTGGCGTTGGTCCATTAAGTGCACAAAACGAAGAGAATAAAACCGACTTGAATGCACGAAAAGAAACCTCCAACAACCAACAAACTCAGAAACTAGAGTACGGAGGCTATTCAGAGTATGGAAATGGATTATAA
- the SIR2 gene encoding NAD-dependent histone deacetylase SIR2 (similar to Saccharomyces cerevisiae SIR2 (YDL042C) and HST1 (YOL068C); ancestral locus Anc_3.151), which translates to MTEGEQLIMNGKRSASTDIDNFPLSSLQRSSQSQAQTQSHSESESQQPIKKLKTEDIEETQVSVNHGNDETIDTCKRFRDVLKPIMPILPIKIYQDQLTKKYILPKFERGDMLNARLFLKFYGLRKFLDSYLPEQLNTLYLYHIIKLLGFEINDSFLLTSIYKVIETDNSKIEQFFEENKGKLDENYERLLRNIADNESGDPLGKKHAVRLVKDLQKAVNKILCTRIRLSNFSSPMDFVNRLKEAKNILVLTGAGVSTSLGIPDFRSSEGFYSKIKYLGLDDPQDVFNFDIFMQDPSVFYNIAHLVLPPDNICSPLHSFIKMLQDKGKLLRSYTQNIDNLESYAGIKPEKLVQCHGSFATASCVTCHWQLPGEKIFNSIRKMELPLCPYCYPKRKEYFPTEVVTETDSSEKIFSIPSQFDSDMGRFSTFSYVQKSCGVLKPDITFFGEALPSKFHKTIRKDILECDLLICIGTSLKVAPVSEIVNMLPAHVPQVLINKDPVKHAEFDISFLGLCDDVVAYITELCGWDIPHKSWPTLKNTKFNCIENDKGVYAIAPEETPK; encoded by the coding sequence ATGACAGAAGGTGAGCAATTGATTATGAATGGAAAGAGAAGTGCTTCTACAGACATTGATAATTTCCCTTTAAGTTCGTTGCAACGGTCGTCACAATCACAAGCGCAAACACAATCACATTCAGAATCAGAATCACAACAGCctataaagaaattgaagaccgaagatattgaagaaacCCAGGTTAGTGTGAACCACGGCAATGACGAGACAATCGACACTTGTAAACGGTTTCGTGACGTTTTGAAGCCAATTATGCCTATTCTTCCAATCAAAATCTATCAGGATCAATTGACAAAGAAGTATATCTTACcaaaatttgaaagagGTGACATGTTAAATGCAAGGCTGTTTCTTAAGTTTTATGGCCTGCGAAAGTTTCTCGACTCATATCTACCAGAACAGTTGAACACGCTATATTTGTACcatataataaaactgtTGGGTTTCGAGATCAACGATTCTTTCTTATTGACCTCCATATATAAGGTCATTGAGACAGATAATTCGAAAATAGAGCAGTTTTTCgaagaaaataaaggtAAACTAGatgaaaattatgaaagattattaagaaatattgCAGATAATGAATCCGGAGACCCACTAGGTAAAAAACATGCTGTTCGTTTAGTCAAGGACTTACAAAAAGCtgttaataaaattctttGTACGAGAATAAGGttatctaatttttcatctcCAATGGATTTTGTCAATAGATTAAAAGAAGCCAAAAATATTCTAGTATTGACAGGCGCAGGTGTTTCTACATCTCTGGGGATCCCTGATTTCAGATCATCAGAAGGTTTTTACtccaaaatcaaatatttagGTTTAGATGATCCTCAAGATGTAttcaattttgatatattcaTGCAAGACCCATCGGTATTCTATAATATCGCTCACTTGGTATTGCCTCCAGATAATATTTGTTCTCCATTACATAGTTTCATTAAAATGTTACAAGACAAAGGAAAATTGTTGAGAAGTTACACCCAGAACATCGATAATCTAGAATCATATGCTGGCATTAAACCTGAAAAGTTAGTGCAATGCCATGGTTCTTTTGCTACGGCATCATGTGTCACCTGTCATTGGCAGTTGCCAGGTGAAAAGATTTTTAATAGTATTAGAAAAATGGAACTACCACTATGTCCATATTGCTACCCAAAGagaaaagaatatttcCCAACTGAAGTTGTCACAGAAACTGATAGTTCGGAAAAGATATTTAGTATTCCAAGCCAATTCGATTCAGATATGGGTCGTTTCAGTACTTTCAGTTACGTACAAAAATCTTGCGGTGTTTTAAAACCTGATATAACTTTTTTCGGTGAAGCATTGCCATCGAAATTCCACAAGACAATTCGAAAAGATATTTTGGAATGTGATTTACTGATATGTATCGGTACTAGTTTGAAAGTCGCTCCCGTTTCAGAAATTGTTAACATGCTTCCTGCACACGTTCCACaagttttaataaataaagatCCAGTTAAACATGCAGAATTTgatatatcatttttagGATTATGTGATGACGTTGTAGCCTACATAACTGAACTTTGTGGATGGGATATACCGCATAAATCATGGCCtacattgaaaaatactaaattcaattgtatCGAAAATGATAAAGGTGTTTATGCGATTGCCCCAGAGGAAACTCCTAAATAA
- the PRP11 gene encoding spliceosome assembly protein PRP11 (similar to Saccharomyces cerevisiae PRP11 (YDL043C); ancestral locus Anc_3.150), which produces MDYQNRAGSKKGAGGIASESHSNLQRRKKVEELLREGEQVPYTFQDEGISNNNVASNSLARKDPYIYKNHSGKLVCKLCNTMHMSWTSVERHLKGKKHGLSVLRRENMVDKHKSNMNKSNRNGEDLMLQQFQKAVEKRRQAIISNGIEPLCKISKIKDEESGLPGISIQVDYNTRGETNGSDLKVGKDLEYLKPFIKIVNGIELAKDSGTENNDKNNKKNDNGINNNATTVTKDEDINDEYLVIAYEPFENIGITLPPKEIILDASSGDELKSLEELNQRCTYWDSDSKYFYVQFFFK; this is translated from the coding sequence ATGGATTACCAAAATAGAGCAGGTTCTAAAAAAGGTGCTGGTGGGATTGCTTCAGAATCTCATTCCAATTTACAAAGGCGAAAGAAGGTTGAAGAGTTATTGAGAGAGGGAGAACAGGTTCCATATACCTTCCAAGATGAAGGTATAAGTAATAACAATGTAGCATCTAATAGTTTAGCTAGGAAAGATCCCTATATATACAAGAACCACTCGGGTAAATTAGTGTGCAAATTATGTAATACTATGCATATGTCATGGACAAGTGTAGAGCGTCATTTAAAAGGTAAGAAGCATGGGCTTAGTGTATTAAGGCGTGAGAATATGGTTGATAAACACAAATCTAATATGAATAAATCGAATCGCAACGGTGAAGATTTAATGTTGCAACAGTTTCAAAAAGCTGTTGAAAAGAGAAGACAAGCTATCATATCGAATGGTATTGAACCTTTATGTAAAATtagtaaaataaaagatgaGGAGTCTGGACTCCCTGGGATATCAATTCAAGTAGATTACAATACAAGAGGTGAGACTAATGGTTCTGATTTGAAAGTGGGAAAAGatttagaatatttgaaaccatttattaaaattgtcAACGGTATTGAGCTAGCAAAAGATAGTGGCACTGagaataatgataaaaataataaaaaaaatgacaatggtataaataataatgctaCTACTGTTACAAAAGATGAGGATAtaaatgatgaatatttaGTTATAGCTTATGAACCATTTGAGAATATTGGAATAACGTTACCtccaaaagaaattatacTTGATGCATCATCAGGAGATGAATTGAAGTCATTAGAAGAGCTTAATCAAAGATGCACATATTGGGATTCtgattctaaatatttttatgttcaatttttctttaaatag
- the NUF2 gene encoding kinetochore-associated Ndc80 complex subunit NUF2 (similar to Saccharomyces cerevisiae NUF2 (YOL069W); ancestral locus Anc_3.149) → MSRYTFPILDIPEIVLTLHKCDFAMANEVNIRRPTSEYIITLYKQIIESYMGLSADHLLTLGVNANKESVTNDNNDEHNVLNVLVLNKICFKFFLNIGVTDFNIMDLYKPDHLRVQRLLSAVVNFARFRVEKMEDCTDIIEKSGVLLDELTSTFHKFNYLQNIKNQYVIKSHPSNELDNVSPFVDSINNEEELKRLDSENAALEIELKKLTAVQEQLKNNYDNYKRTKNDLFTGLESVNFKYIELESEKKKLEKFTNANIVDINRKIDDVKSQIKIYDEKLISLQEKQNNVKVAVTSLQHIIEELYDIIRLLSTDLEQKNRDEQDLLNFQKQLKLRNEKLEVLLKSNISYKLKLLNNQLEAQNEKLLDLKKQHDRETLENDSTITNLKRKYNEETLKEFKEGEKNIQENLINIELKNIELEIEEMQNNYKIEINEIENQYSLLVTHINNYMEKMLNKMQI, encoded by the coding sequence ATGAGTAGATATACATTCCCAATTCTGGATATTCCTGAGATCGTTTTAACTTTGCATAAATGTGATTTTGCAATGGCTAATGAAGTTAACATTCGCAGACCCACTTCCGAGTATATTATCACTCTATACAAGCaaattattgaaagttATATGGGTCTTTCAGCAGATCATCTGCTTACTTTAGGTGTAAATGCTAATAAAGAATCAGTTACTAATGACAATAATGATGAACataatgttttaaatgTATTGGTTTTGAATAAGATCTGTTTCAagttttttttaaatattggaGTAACGGATTTCAATATCATGGATCTATACAAACCTGATCATTTAAGAGTGCAAAGGTTACTAAGTGCTGTGGTTAATTTTGCTAGATTTCGTGTTGAGAAAATGGAAGATTGCACagatattattgaaaaatctgGTGTCTTGCTAGATGAATTGACCTCTACTTTTCACAAGTTTAACTATTTgcaaaatatcaaaaacCAATACGTGATAAAATCACATCCATCGAATGAACTTGATAACGTTTCACCATTTGTTGACTCgattaataatgaagagGAATTGAAAAGGTTAGATAGTGAAAATGCAGCTTTAGAAATTGaactgaaaaaattgaCTGCTGTTCAAgaacaattgaagaataatTACGATAATTATAAGAGAACTAAAAATGATCTTTTCACAGGTTTAGAGTCAGTTAATTTTAAGTATATAGAATTGGAATcggaaaagaaaaaactaGAGAAATTCACAAATGCAAACATAGTTGATATAAACAGAAAGATTGATGATGTTAAAtctcaaataaaaatttacgatgaaaaattaatttcattacaagaaaaacaaaataatgtCAAAGTTGCAGTGACTAGTTTGCAACATATAATCGAAGAGCTCTACGATATAATACGACTATTATCCACCGATTtagaacaaaaaaatagagATGAGCAagatcttttaaatttccaaaaacaattgaagTTAAGAAACGAAAAATTAGAAGTGCTATTAAAGTCAAATATTAGTTATAAATTGaagttattaaataatcaattagaagcacaaaatgaaaaattattagatttaaaGAAGCAACACGATAGAGAAACTTTAGAGAATGATTCGACCATAACTAATTTaaagagaaaatataatgaagaaactttaaaagaatttaaagaaggtgaaaaaaatattcaagagaatttaatcaatatagaattaaaaaatattgaattggaaattgaagaaatgcaaaataattataagattgaaattaatgaaattgaaaatcaATATTCATTACTGGTAACTCATATAAATAACTATATGGAAAAAATGTTAAACAAAATGcagatttaa
- the NBA1 gene encoding Nba1p (similar to Saccharomyces cerevisiae YOL070C; ancestral locus Anc_3.148) codes for MSLEGSNNANDKSVNTKRLSLMLDSLQANVSDSSDERAETVKPSTVEQGPISNMLPPNNGMYSVANRSSFISSYSGVVEEGIAVSFMNNTNSGSERDSNSTFGNSSETVQKIPLLPTLPLQENVNSFIPKEKKSGSQQVKRFDSLPSTPSPTQLEAITVQRYSSLRSSKSNKASNNLKTILVEPSTPTASKNQIPIILQSPQEDTATQMQKEEDKDESDDSIPEIRITSRVSDTDMESVSSSVLEPLLTTVERANSGKDPIRSETNEYNPSIPPRNSRRPCSKIHVPEVLVENVESETYGHADAPNSDEILSQEHSKHPPPSSIQAEDAPVQRNLGTIEPFSQVDPDALSRMISFTNGTLVSSEFSKLDMQMEEKKVLEQLVDALTRLAADMISDPERFDEGIRRMDKATKDLEGFSEHI; via the coding sequence ATGTCTTTAGAAGGCTCCAACAATGCAAATGATAAGTCGGTCAACACAAAGAGGTTGTCTCTGATGCTAGATTCCCTGCAGGCCAACGTGTCTGACAGTTCTGACGAAAGGGCAGAGACGGTAAAACCATCAACGGTTGAACAAGGGCCTATTTCCAATATGTTGCCACCGAATAATGGCATGTATTCTGTAGCTAATAGGTCAAGTTTTATCTCGAGCTATAGTGGTGTGGTTGAGGAAGGTATCGCGGTTTCGTTTATGAATAATACCAACTCTGGATCAGAACGAGACTCCAATTCTACTTTTGGAAACAGTTCTGAGACTGTTCAGAAAATTCCTTTGTTACCCACATTGCCTTTACAAGAGAATGTCAATAGTTTCATACCAAAGGAGAAAAAATCTGGATCTCAACAAGTGAAAAGATTTGATTCATTACCATCGACCCCTTCCCCAACACAGCTGGAAGCAATAACGGTGCAGAGATATTCATCGTTACGTTCCAGTAAATCAAACAAAGCTTCTAACAACCTGAAAACAATTCTAGTAGAACCAAGCACACCAACAGCAAGCAAAAATCAAATACCAATAATTCTGCAATCGCCACAAGAGGATACTGCAACTCAAATGCAAAAGGAGGAAGATAAGGATGAAAGTGACGACTCAATCCCTGAAATAAGAATAACGTCTAGAGTTAGCGACACAGATATGGAATCTGTTTCGTCTAGTGTGTTAGAGCCATTGCTCACTACAGTTGAAAGGGCCAACTCAGGAAAAGATCCTATCCGTTCAGAAACTAATGAATACAACCCATCTATCCCACCAAGAAACTCAAGAAGACCATGTTCCAAAATACATGTTCCTGAAGTGCTTGTAGAAAATGTAGAGAGTGAAACTTATGGCCATGCCGATGCTCCAAATTCTGATGAAATTCTATCCCAGGAACACTCTAAACACCCCCCACCTTCATCAATACAAGCAGAAGATGCCCCTGTTCAAAGAAATCTTGGAACAATTGAACCTTTTAGTCAAGTTGATCCAGACGCATTGTCAAGAATGATCAGTTTCACTAATGGGACACTAGTTAGTTCAGAGTTCTCGAAACTAGATATGCAGATGGAGGAGAAGAAAGTCCTTGAACAACTGGTGGATGCGTTGACAAGACTTGCTGCTGACATGATATCTGATCCAGAACGTTTTGATGAAGGAATACGAAGAATGGATAAAGCAACAAAAGATTTAGAAGGATTCTCTgaacatatataa